The genomic segment CTTTATAAATGGAAGGGGATATAAGATGGCAGGATTAAAAAAACTTCCAATTGGAATTGAGAATTTTGAAAAATTGCGGCAGGAAGATTTCTATTATATAGATAAGACACGACTGATTGAACAGTTGCTTACAAGATGGGGTGAAGTAAACCTGTTTACCCGTCCGAGACGTTTCGGAAAATCCCTGAATATGAGTATGCTCCAGAGTTTTTTTGAGATTGGAAAAGATAAGACTTTGTTTGATGGGCTGAGGATTTCAGATAATCAGGAATTATGTGAGGAATATCAGGGGAAATTTCCGGTGGTTTCTGTCAGTCTGAAGGGAATCAATGGTGCCACATATGAGGAAGCCCGCAGATTTCTCATAAAAACAATCAATGAAGAAGCCCGCAGGCTATCCGTACTTTCAGACAGCACAGAGCTTGATGAGACAGATCACGAATTGCTGACACAGTTAAAGAAAAAAGAAATGACAAACGATTCTCTGGTGTACAGTATCCGTGAGCTGACAGAATTGCTGGAAAAGCACTATGGCAGCAAAGTAATTGTTCTGATCGATGAGTATGACGTACCTCTGGCAAAGGCAAATGAAAATGGCTATTATGATGAAATGGTATTGCTGATCCGTAATTTATTTGAGAACGCATTAAAAACCAACAACAGTCTGAAATTCGCAGTGCTGACAGGATGCCTGCGGATTGCAAAAGAAAGCATTTTTACAGGTCTTAACAACTTTAAGGTTTATTCCATTACAGATAAGAGCTTTGATGAAACATTTGGATTTACAGATGCGGAAGTAAGGGAACTCCTCCGGTATTATGGACAGGAAAAATATTATGAGACAGTGAAAGAGTGGTATGACGGCTACCGGTTTGGAAATGTGGATGTTTATTGTCCATGGGATGTGATCAATTTCTGCAGCGATCATCTGGCAGATCCCGGGCTGGAACCGAAGAATTACTGGGCGAATACAAGTGGAAACAGTGTGATCAGTCATTTCATTGACAGTGTGGGAAAACCACAGAAGCTGACCAGAATGGAGCTGGAACAGCTGGTAAATGGAGGGATTGTCCAGAAAGAAATTAATTTTGAGCTTACCTATAAGGAATTATATTCTTCCATAGACAATCTGTGGAGCACACTTTTTATGACCGGATATCTGACACAGAGAGGGGAACCCAGTGGTAACAGATATAATCTGGTTATTCCCAACAGAGAGATCCGAAATATTATCACCAACCATATTTTGAAAATGTTCAAAGAAAATGTAAAGGACGATGGAAAAACAGTCAGCGATTTGTGTGATGCACTGCTGAACCAAAATCCGGAAAAAGTAGAGTTGATTTTTACAGAATATATGAAAAAAACGATCAGCATAAGAGATACCTTTGCCCGGAAACCAACGAAAGAAAATTTCTATCATGGATTGCTGCTTGGTATTCTGGGATTCAAAGAGAACTGGTCAGTAATGTCAAATCGGGAATCAGGAGACGGATTCGGGGATATTCTGATCCGTATAGAAGATGAAGATGTGGGAATTGTGATCGAAGTAAAATATGCAGATGACGGAAATCTTCAGGGAGAGTGCGAAAAAGCACTTCAGCAGATTATAGATATCAGATATACTGAGGCGTTAGAGCAGGAAGGGATTCATACAATCATAAAATATGGAATCGCCTGTTACAGAAAGAAATGTAAGGTGCTGATGAGAATAGACAAACAGTGAATACAGAATATTCAGACCTCATTACCGGATGCAGAACGAACGGTAATGAGGTCTTGTCACGTTATCCTTTAGTTACTGTTCACTCCGCTCACAGTAACTTAGCCAAAATTCATTCCAGATTGCCTGTGGCAATGGAATTTTGGCTTGTATGTCTCGGGATAGTGGTATGTGAACAGTAACATCCTTTACTCTAATGCTGAGCTTTTTCCGTATTTGCAATTGACATCTTAACAGGAAATGATTATGATATTTCTGACAGTGCTTTTTAGCTGTCCCGATTTCATATCAAATCAAATACCCTGTTGCCAGTGGGATATTTGATTTGATATGAAATGAATGAGGAATGGTGAAATACAAAGGAGAGTTAGAAGTTATGAGTATTTC from the Blautia wexlerae DSM 19850 genome contains:
- a CDS encoding AAA family ATPase, with the protein product MAGLKKLPIGIENFEKLRQEDFYYIDKTRLIEQLLTRWGEVNLFTRPRRFGKSLNMSMLQSFFEIGKDKTLFDGLRISDNQELCEEYQGKFPVVSVSLKGINGATYEEARRFLIKTINEEARRLSVLSDSTELDETDHELLTQLKKKEMTNDSLVYSIRELTELLEKHYGSKVIVLIDEYDVPLAKANENGYYDEMVLLIRNLFENALKTNNSLKFAVLTGCLRIAKESIFTGLNNFKVYSITDKSFDETFGFTDAEVRELLRYYGQEKYYETVKEWYDGYRFGNVDVYCPWDVINFCSDHLADPGLEPKNYWANTSGNSVISHFIDSVGKPQKLTRMELEQLVNGGIVQKEINFELTYKELYSSIDNLWSTLFMTGYLTQRGEPSGNRYNLVIPNREIRNIITNHILKMFKENVKDDGKTVSDLCDALLNQNPEKVELIFTEYMKKTISIRDTFARKPTKENFYHGLLLGILGFKENWSVMSNRESGDGFGDILIRIEDEDVGIVIEVKYADDGNLQGECEKALQQIIDIRYTEALEQEGIHTIIKYGIACYRKKCKVLMRIDKQ